A genomic stretch from Achromobacter spanius includes:
- a CDS encoding amino acid ABC transporter substrate-binding protein — MKKLTAVFLVSATTLLTACGPSDDAKPTAGAPAAARKVVVGLDDNFPPMGFRDASNQIVGFDIDMAKEASKRLGMEVEFKPIDWSAKEAELNGKRVDVLWNGLTITEERKKNISFTAPYMANHQIIIVGTASPVKVKNDLAGKTVGAQDGSSATDAIARDPVAAQIKEVKKFGDNVTALMDLAAGRLDAIVVDEVVGRYLISKRAGEYRVLEENFGTEDYGVGVRKDDTELLGQLDKTLDSMKQDGTAGRIATQWFGANIIK; from the coding sequence ATGAAAAAACTGACTGCTGTTTTCCTCGTGTCCGCGACCACGTTGCTGACCGCCTGCGGCCCCAGCGACGACGCCAAGCCGACCGCCGGCGCGCCGGCCGCCGCCAGGAAGGTGGTGGTGGGCCTGGATGACAACTTCCCGCCCATGGGTTTCCGCGACGCCAGCAACCAGATCGTCGGTTTTGACATCGACATGGCCAAGGAAGCCAGCAAGCGCCTGGGCATGGAAGTGGAATTCAAGCCCATCGACTGGAGCGCCAAGGAAGCCGAACTCAACGGCAAGCGCGTCGACGTCCTCTGGAACGGCCTGACCATCACCGAAGAGCGCAAGAAGAACATCAGCTTCACCGCGCCCTACATGGCCAACCACCAGATCATCATCGTGGGCACCGCGTCGCCCGTGAAGGTCAAGAACGACCTGGCCGGCAAGACCGTCGGCGCCCAGGACGGCAGCAGCGCCACCGACGCCATCGCCCGCGACCCCGTGGCCGCCCAGATCAAGGAAGTGAAGAAGTTCGGCGACAACGTCACCGCGTTGATGGACCTGGCCGCCGGCCGCCTGGACGCGATCGTGGTGGACGAAGTGGTGGGCCGCTACCTGATCAGCAAGCGCGCGGGCGAATACCGCGTGCTGGAAGAGAACTTCGGCACCGAAGACTACGGCGTGGGCGTGCGCAAGGACGACACCGAATTGCTGGGCCAGTTGGACAAGACGCTGGATTCCATGAAGCAGGACGGCACCGCCGGGCGCATCGCCACCCAGTGGTTCGGCGCCAACATCATCAAGTAA
- a CDS encoding amino acid ABC transporter permease — translation MDYVLSLLGPMAEGAKVTLTLFFITLALAVPLGLVLALARMSKWPLLSKLVNGYIWLMRGTPLMLQLLFIYFALPFVPVVGVRLPDFPSAVVAFALNYAAYFAEIFRAGIQSVDRGQYEGSKVLGMSYLQTLRRIVLPQMVQRVLPPMSNETITLVKDTSLIYVLALNDILRTARGIVQRDFTTTPFLVAAAFYLLMTLVLTWFFQHMEKRYAKYDQ, via the coding sequence ATGGACTACGTACTCTCTCTGTTGGGGCCGATGGCGGAAGGCGCGAAAGTGACCTTGACGCTGTTCTTCATCACGCTGGCCCTGGCAGTGCCCCTGGGCCTGGTGCTGGCGTTGGCGCGCATGTCGAAGTGGCCGCTGCTCAGCAAGCTGGTCAACGGCTATATCTGGCTGATGCGCGGCACGCCGCTCATGCTGCAGTTGCTGTTCATCTACTTCGCGTTGCCCTTCGTGCCGGTGGTGGGCGTGCGGCTGCCGGACTTCCCGTCGGCCGTGGTGGCTTTCGCGCTGAACTACGCGGCATATTTCGCCGAGATCTTCCGCGCGGGCATCCAGTCGGTGGACCGTGGCCAGTACGAAGGCAGCAAGGTGCTGGGCATGAGCTATCTGCAAACGCTGCGCCGCATCGTGCTGCCGCAGATGGTGCAGCGTGTGTTGCCGCCGATGAGCAACGAAACCATCACGCTGGTCAAGGATACGTCGCTGATCTACGTGCTGGCCTTGAACGACATCCTGCGCACCGCGCGCGGCATTGTGCAGCGTGATTTCACCACCACGCCGTTCCTGGTGGCGGCTGCCTTTTATCTGCTCATGACGCTTGTCCTGACGTGGTTCTTCCAGCACATGGAAAAGCGCTATGCCAAATATGACCAATAA
- a CDS encoding amino acid ABC transporter ATP-binding protein, which translates to MIQASAISKSFGANRVLDKVSLTLAQGEVVAVIGPSGSGKSTFLRCLNHLETIDEGSIEVEGEMMARAGDDGRSHYASDGDVRRICRKMGMVFQSFNLFPHMTVLQNIIEAPIIVKGMSKAQIIPKAEELLRKVGLLNKRDNYPTRLSGGQKQRVAIARALAMEPDIMLFDEPTSALDPELTGEVLRTMKQLADERMTMLVVTHEMGFAREVAHRVIFMDEGRIVEEAPSADFFRAPQQARTREFLAHML; encoded by the coding sequence ATGATCCAGGCCAGCGCCATCAGCAAGTCGTTCGGCGCCAACCGCGTGCTGGACAAGGTGTCGCTGACGCTCGCACAGGGCGAAGTGGTGGCGGTGATTGGCCCGTCCGGCTCGGGCAAGAGCACGTTCCTGCGTTGCCTGAACCACCTTGAGACCATTGACGAAGGCAGTATCGAAGTTGAAGGCGAGATGATGGCGCGCGCCGGTGACGACGGCCGCAGCCACTACGCCAGCGATGGTGACGTGCGGCGCATCTGTCGCAAGATGGGCATGGTGTTTCAGTCGTTCAACCTATTCCCGCACATGACGGTGCTGCAAAACATCATCGAAGCGCCGATCATCGTCAAGGGCATGTCCAAGGCGCAGATCATCCCCAAGGCGGAAGAACTGTTGCGCAAGGTTGGCCTGCTGAACAAGCGCGACAACTATCCCACGCGCCTGTCGGGTGGCCAGAAGCAGCGCGTGGCGATTGCCCGCGCGCTGGCGATGGAACCCGACATCATGCTGTTCGACGAACCCACGTCCGCGCTGGACCCGGAATTAACGGGTGAAGTGCTGCGCACCATGAAGCAGTTGGCCGACGAACGCATGACCATGCTGGTCGTCACGCACGAAATGGGCTTTGCGCGCGAAGTGGCGCATCGCGTCATCTTCATGGACGAAGGCCGCATCGTCGAGGAAGCGCCGTCGGCGGACTTCTTCCGCGCCCCGCAACAGGCGCGCACTCGGGAATTCCTGGCGCACATGCTTTGA
- a CDS encoding ArnT family glycosyltransferase, with amino-acid sequence MPFRFPYFSRRAFPGWLVLLCLAVWLAALAWARWLTLPDEGRYAGVAWEMLRSHSPMVPLLDGMPYFHKPPLYYWLAQISYALFGVHEFSARLPSLMAAWSAGAGVYAFVARYRNVAQARWAVVVLGLMPLFFGAAQFANMDMLVASMITLCILAAADTALRREQGRPHRAMAIATGVLAALAVLAKGLIGLALPGAIVLAWLLLRRDWRGIGALLSAPALLAFAVVGVPWFWLMQARYPGFYHYFFVYQHFERFAQSGFNNAQPFWFYLPIVLGLALPWTIWGTAIFTRAFWREADPHGLRRLMAIWIAVVMLFFSIPQSKLIGYVLPVFPPLALLISERIAPAWAAGKRRGASIAVVAAAVICLGAIIAASFNPRGSAGPTMMDLRGEMRPQDTQVALHALPFDLGFYTQASAPAWIVDNWNDPEVPTRDNWRKELYDAAKFDPAAGKRVLIQNEDLTARLCAAADGTRFWIWGRDDDAGRYPAINGVAPRLAGATRAVWRLDVDAAFRQRMCGGAR; translated from the coding sequence ATGCCCTTTCGGTTTCCCTATTTTTCGCGCCGGGCCTTTCCCGGCTGGCTGGTATTGCTGTGCCTGGCCGTGTGGCTGGCGGCCCTGGCCTGGGCGCGCTGGCTGACCCTGCCCGACGAAGGGCGCTACGCCGGGGTGGCCTGGGAAATGCTGCGCAGCCATTCGCCCATGGTGCCGTTGCTGGACGGCATGCCGTACTTTCACAAGCCGCCGCTGTATTACTGGCTGGCGCAGATCAGCTACGCGCTCTTTGGCGTGCATGAATTCAGTGCGCGCCTGCCTTCGTTAATGGCGGCATGGAGCGCGGGCGCGGGCGTGTACGCCTTCGTGGCGCGCTACCGCAATGTGGCACAGGCGCGCTGGGCGGTCGTGGTGCTGGGCTTGATGCCTTTGTTCTTCGGCGCCGCGCAGTTTGCCAACATGGACATGTTGGTGGCCAGCATGATCACGCTGTGCATCCTGGCCGCGGCCGATACCGCGCTGCGGCGCGAGCAGGGCAGACCGCATCGCGCCATGGCCATCGCAACCGGTGTGCTGGCCGCGCTGGCCGTGTTGGCCAAGGGCTTGATCGGGCTGGCGTTGCCGGGGGCGATTGTGTTGGCATGGCTGTTGCTGCGGCGCGACTGGCGCGGAATCGGCGCCTTGTTGTCGGCGCCGGCGCTGCTGGCCTTTGCCGTGGTCGGCGTGCCATGGTTCTGGCTCATGCAGGCCCGGTATCCCGGCTTCTATCACTACTTCTTTGTCTATCAGCACTTTGAACGTTTCGCGCAAAGCGGCTTCAACAACGCGCAGCCGTTCTGGTTCTATCTGCCTATCGTGTTGGGCCTGGCTCTGCCGTGGACGATCTGGGGCACGGCGATTTTCACGCGCGCGTTCTGGCGCGAGGCCGATCCGCACGGGCTGCGCAGGCTGATGGCGATCTGGATAGCGGTGGTGATGCTGTTCTTTTCTATCCCGCAATCGAAGTTGATCGGCTATGTGCTGCCGGTGTTCCCGCCCTTGGCGCTCCTGATCAGTGAACGGATCGCGCCCGCCTGGGCCGCGGGCAAGCGGCGGGGTGCAAGCATTGCAGTCGTGGCGGCGGCCGTCATCTGCCTGGGAGCCATCATCGCGGCGTCATTCAACCCGCGCGGCAGCGCCGGCCCGACCATGATGGACCTGCGTGGCGAAATGCGGCCGCAAGACACGCAGGTCGCGTTGCATGCCTTGCCGTTTGATCTGGGTTTCTATACGCAGGCGTCCGCGCCCGCCTGGATCGTCGACAACTGGAACGACCCCGAGGTCCCCACGCGCGACAACTGGCGCAAGGAACTGTACGACGCGGCCAAGTTCGACCCTGCTGCCGGTAAACGGGTATTGATTCAAAACGAAGATTTGACGGCGCGGCTTTGCGCGGCGGCCGACGGTACGCGCTTCTGGATCTGGGGCCGCGACGATGACGCCGGGCGCTATCCCGCGATCAATGGCGTGGCGCCGCGCTTGGCCGGCGCCACGCGCGCGGTATGGCGGTTGGATGTGGATGCCGCTTTCCGTCAACGGATGTGTGGCGGCGCGCGCTAA
- a CDS encoding NADP-dependent isocitrate dehydrogenase: MSLTPKIIYTLTDEAPALATRSLLPIVQAFAKPAGITVETRDISLAGRIIALFPDYLEDGQKLSDALAELGALAVKPEANIIKLPNISASMPQLKAAIKELQEQGYKLPDYPDAPANDTERDVKSRYDKVKGSAVNPVLREGNSDRRAPLSVKNYARKHPHKMGAWSADSKSHVAHMSDGDFYGTEKSALIADAGDVKIELTAADGTKTVLKEKTPVKAGEIIDAAVLSTAKLKSFLQAQIDDAKTTGVLFSVHLKATMMKVSDPVIFGHVVSVFYKDVLAKHAAVLKQAGFDANNGIGDLYAKIQSLPADQQAAITADIDAAYKTLPQLAMVNSDKGITNLHVPSDVIVDASMPAMIRDSGKMWNAEGNLQDTKAVIPDRSYAGVYQAVIDDCKKNGAFNPVTMGSVPNVGLMAQAAEEYGSHNKTFVVPAAGTVRVTDASGKVLLEQAVEAGDLWRMCQTKDAAIQDWVKLAVNRARASKTPAVFWLDEKRAHDAQIIAKVKQYLNDHDTNGLDLRIMDPVEATKFSVKRIREGLDTISVTGNVLRDYLTDLFPIMELGTSAKMLSIVPLVAGGGLFETGAGGSAPKHVQQFLEEGFLRWDSLGEFMALAESLDHLGRAYKNPTAQILAKTLDQATAKFLDENKSPDRKVGGLDNRGSHFYLAMYWAQAVAAQTDDRALAAQFAGAAGAFAENEAKIVDELKAAQGKPVDIGGYYQPNEALASQAMRPSATLNQVLASIG; encoded by the coding sequence ATGTCTCTTACTCCGAAGATTATCTATACCCTCACCGATGAAGCGCCGGCGCTTGCAACCCGTTCGTTGCTGCCCATCGTCCAGGCATTCGCCAAGCCCGCGGGCATCACGGTCGAGACGCGCGACATCTCCCTGGCCGGCCGCATCATCGCCCTGTTCCCCGACTACCTGGAAGACGGCCAGAAGCTGTCCGACGCCCTGGCTGAACTGGGCGCGCTGGCGGTCAAGCCCGAAGCCAACATCATCAAGCTGCCGAACATCAGCGCCTCGATGCCCCAACTGAAGGCGGCCATCAAGGAACTGCAAGAGCAAGGCTACAAGCTGCCCGACTACCCGGACGCCCCCGCCAACGACACCGAGCGCGACGTCAAGTCCCGCTACGACAAGGTCAAGGGCAGCGCCGTGAACCCGGTCCTGCGCGAAGGCAACTCCGACCGCCGCGCCCCGCTGTCGGTGAAGAACTACGCCCGCAAGCACCCGCACAAGATGGGCGCCTGGTCGGCTGATTCGAAGTCGCACGTGGCCCACATGTCCGATGGCGATTTCTACGGCACCGAGAAGTCGGCCCTGATCGCCGACGCCGGCGACGTCAAGATCGAACTGACCGCCGCTGACGGCACGAAGACGGTCCTGAAAGAAAAGACCCCGGTCAAGGCCGGCGAGATCATCGACGCCGCCGTGCTGTCGACCGCCAAGCTGAAGTCCTTCCTGCAAGCCCAGATCGACGACGCCAAGACCACCGGCGTGCTGTTCTCGGTGCACCTGAAGGCCACGATGATGAAGGTGTCCGACCCGGTCATCTTCGGCCACGTGGTGTCCGTGTTCTACAAGGACGTGCTGGCCAAGCACGCCGCCGTGCTCAAGCAAGCCGGTTTCGACGCCAACAACGGCATTGGCGACCTGTACGCCAAGATCCAATCGTTGCCGGCCGACCAGCAAGCCGCCATCACGGCCGACATCGACGCCGCCTACAAGACCCTGCCGCAACTGGCGATGGTGAATTCCGACAAGGGCATCACCAACCTGCACGTGCCCAGCGACGTCATCGTCGATGCGTCCATGCCCGCCATGATCCGCGACTCGGGCAAGATGTGGAATGCCGAAGGCAATCTGCAAGACACCAAGGCCGTCATTCCGGACCGCAGCTACGCCGGCGTCTACCAGGCCGTCATCGACGACTGCAAGAAGAACGGCGCCTTCAACCCGGTCACGATGGGCAGCGTGCCCAACGTCGGCCTGATGGCGCAAGCCGCCGAAGAATACGGTTCGCACAACAAGACCTTTGTGGTCCCGGCAGCGGGCACCGTGCGCGTTACCGACGCCTCGGGCAAGGTTCTGCTGGAACAAGCCGTGGAAGCGGGCGACCTCTGGCGCATGTGCCAGACCAAGGACGCCGCCATCCAGGATTGGGTCAAGCTGGCTGTTAACCGCGCCCGCGCCAGCAAGACGCCCGCCGTCTTCTGGCTGGACGAAAAGCGTGCCCACGACGCCCAGATCATCGCCAAGGTCAAGCAGTACCTGAACGACCACGACACCAACGGCCTGGACCTGCGCATCATGGACCCGGTGGAAGCGACCAAGTTCTCGGTCAAGCGCATCCGCGAAGGCCTGGACACCATCTCGGTCACCGGTAACGTGCTGCGCGACTACCTGACCGACCTGTTCCCCATCATGGAGCTGGGCACCAGCGCCAAGATGCTGTCGATCGTTCCGCTGGTTGCCGGTGGCGGCCTGTTCGAAACGGGCGCGGGCGGCTCGGCCCCCAAGCACGTGCAGCAGTTCCTGGAAGAAGGCTTCCTGCGCTGGGATTCGCTGGGCGAATTCATGGCGCTGGCCGAATCCCTGGACCACCTGGGCCGCGCGTACAAGAACCCGACCGCCCAGATCCTGGCCAAGACGCTGGATCAGGCAACCGCCAAGTTCCTGGACGAAAACAAGTCGCCGGACCGCAAGGTCGGTGGCCTGGACAACCGTGGCAGCCACTTCTACCTGGCCATGTACTGGGCCCAGGCCGTGGCCGCGCAAACCGACGACCGCGCGCTGGCCGCGCAGTTTGCCGGAGCGGCGGGCGCGTTTGCTGAAAACGAAGCCAAGATCGTCGACGAGCTGAAGGCCGCGCAAGGCAAGCCGGTGGATATCGGCGGCTACTACCAGCCGAACGAAGCCCTGGCCAGCCAGGCCATGCGCCCCAGCGCCACGCTGAACCAGGTGCTGGCCTCGATCGGCTAA
- the ilvA gene encoding threonine ammonia-lyase, biosynthetic: MQTATPDTAFQHGNASPMAYLRQILSARIYDIARETELDLARGLSARLDNTVFLKREDNQPVFSFKVRGAYNKMRNTPQAALDRGVITASAGNHAQGVAISAARLGVRAIIVVPQTAPQVKVDAVRAHGGPTVTVVQAGDSYSDAYAHAQTLAQQQDLTFVPAFDDPYVIAGQGTVGMEILRQHAGPLHAVFVPIGGGSLAAGVSTYVKAVDPSVKVIGVQTVDSCAMAQSIKAGQRVSLAEVGLFSDGTAVKLVGEETFRLCREYLDEIILVDTDAVCAAIKDVFLDTRSVLEPAGALAVAGLKQYVERENAQGLSMVAITSGANMNFDRLRFVADRAEVGEAREAVFAVTVPEERGSFRRFCRVIGQRSVTEFNYRIADAHTAHIFVSMQIARRGDAGEIMAALQEQGFSVSDLTHNEVSKQHIRYMVGGRSPLAGGERLFRFEFPERPGALMKFLSEMAPNWNISLFHYRNQGADFSSALVGIQAPLADNAGLDAFLRQLGYAHFEETENEAYRQFLI; the protein is encoded by the coding sequence ATGCAAACCGCCACCCCCGACACCGCATTCCAGCACGGCAACGCCTCGCCCATGGCGTACCTGCGGCAGATCCTTAGCGCCCGGATCTACGACATTGCCCGGGAAACCGAACTGGATCTGGCGCGCGGCTTGTCGGCGCGGTTGGACAACACGGTCTTCCTGAAGCGCGAAGACAACCAACCGGTTTTTTCCTTCAAGGTACGCGGCGCCTACAACAAGATGCGCAACACGCCGCAGGCCGCGCTGGACCGGGGCGTGATCACGGCGTCGGCCGGCAACCACGCACAAGGCGTGGCCATTTCCGCCGCGCGGCTGGGCGTGCGCGCCATCATCGTGGTGCCGCAGACCGCGCCGCAAGTGAAGGTGGACGCGGTGCGCGCCCATGGCGGTCCGACCGTCACCGTGGTGCAGGCGGGCGATTCCTACAGCGATGCCTATGCGCATGCGCAGACGCTGGCGCAGCAGCAAGACCTGACCTTCGTGCCCGCATTTGACGACCCCTACGTCATTGCGGGCCAGGGCACCGTGGGCATGGAAATCCTGCGCCAGCATGCCGGGCCGCTGCATGCGGTGTTCGTGCCGATCGGCGGCGGCAGCCTGGCCGCCGGCGTGTCGACCTATGTGAAGGCGGTGGACCCGTCGGTCAAGGTGATTGGCGTGCAGACCGTGGATTCCTGCGCGATGGCGCAGTCCATCAAGGCCGGCCAGCGGGTCAGCCTGGCTGAAGTGGGGCTGTTTTCGGATGGCACGGCGGTCAAGCTGGTGGGCGAGGAAACCTTCCGCCTGTGCCGCGAGTATCTGGACGAGATCATCCTGGTGGACACCGACGCCGTGTGCGCGGCGATCAAGGACGTGTTCCTGGATACGCGCAGCGTGCTGGAACCGGCGGGCGCGCTGGCGGTGGCGGGTCTTAAGCAGTACGTCGAACGCGAAAACGCCCAAGGCCTATCGATGGTGGCCATCACGTCGGGCGCCAACATGAATTTCGATCGCCTGCGTTTCGTGGCGGATCGGGCCGAAGTGGGCGAAGCGCGCGAGGCGGTGTTCGCCGTGACCGTGCCGGAGGAACGCGGCAGCTTTCGCCGCTTCTGCCGCGTGATCGGTCAGCGCAGCGTTACGGAATTCAACTACCGCATTGCCGACGCGCACACCGCGCACATCTTCGTCAGCATGCAGATTGCTCGGCGCGGCGATGCCGGCGAGATCATGGCGGCGCTGCAAGAGCAGGGCTTTTCGGTCAGCGACCTGACGCACAACGAAGTGTCCAAGCAGCACATTCGCTACATGGTGGGCGGGCGGTCACCGTTGGCGGGCGGCGAACGGCTGTTCCGCTTTGAGTTTCCGGAACGCCCCGGCGCGCTGATGAAGTTCCTGTCCGAGATGGCGCCCAACTGGAACATCAGCCTGTTCCACTACCGCAACCAAGGCGCGGACTTCAGTTCGGCGCTGGTGGGCATCCAGGCGCCGCTGGCGGATAACGCGGGCTTGGACGCCTTCCTGCGGCAACTGGGCTACGCGCATTTTGAGGAAACCGAGAACGAGGCGTATCGCCAGTTTTTGATCTGA
- a CDS encoding DUF1624 domain-containing protein, with the protein MPSMSIAVPPQTHTPRLRSIDALRGLVIVIMLLDHVRETFFLHHQVSDPMDAAATDPFLFFSRWLAHLCAPVFVFLTGVSAWLYGAKAGNRGATAAFLAKRGLFLVLLEVLVVNFAWTFQFPPSVVYLQVIWVIGLSMLALAALLWLPRAALVAVGAVLVAGHNALDGVHFAVGEFMHVPWAVLHDRGWINVGEALRLRTSYPLLPWIGVIALGYAVGPWFQAKVPAAARQRWLWTAGIAGLIGFVLLRAVNGYGQAQQWAVQADLLHTVMSFVNITKYPPSLMFLLLTLGLGLCLLVLIERAQSATWVGVLCVFGAAPMFFYLLHLYVLKALYLAGEGVWGLNQGKFFGVDSMASVWLISVLLAVALYWPVRWFGRLKAARRDIAWLKYL; encoded by the coding sequence ATGCCCTCAATGTCTATCGCCGTACCCCCCCAGACCCACACCCCGCGCCTGCGTTCCATCGACGCCTTGCGCGGCCTGGTCATCGTCATCATGTTGCTTGACCATGTGCGCGAAACCTTCTTTTTGCACCATCAGGTGAGTGACCCGATGGACGCGGCGGCCACCGACCCCTTCCTGTTTTTCTCGCGCTGGCTGGCGCACCTGTGCGCACCCGTGTTTGTCTTCCTGACAGGCGTATCCGCGTGGTTGTACGGCGCCAAGGCCGGCAACCGGGGCGCCACGGCCGCGTTCCTGGCCAAGCGTGGTTTGTTCCTGGTGCTGCTGGAAGTGTTGGTGGTGAACTTCGCCTGGACGTTCCAGTTCCCGCCGTCCGTCGTCTACCTGCAGGTGATCTGGGTGATCGGCCTGAGCATGCTGGCCCTGGCTGCGCTGCTGTGGCTGCCGCGCGCGGCCCTGGTGGCGGTGGGCGCGGTGCTGGTGGCGGGTCACAACGCGCTGGACGGCGTGCACTTCGCGGTGGGCGAGTTCATGCACGTGCCTTGGGCCGTGCTGCATGACCGGGGTTGGATCAACGTGGGCGAGGCCTTGCGCCTGCGCACCTCGTATCCCTTGCTGCCCTGGATCGGCGTGATCGCGCTGGGTTACGCGGTGGGGCCGTGGTTCCAGGCCAAGGTGCCGGCGGCGGCCAGGCAGCGCTGGCTGTGGACGGCGGGTATCGCGGGCCTGATCGGTTTCGTGCTGCTGCGGGCCGTCAACGGCTACGGCCAAGCCCAGCAATGGGCGGTGCAGGCTGACCTGCTGCACACCGTGATGAGCTTCGTGAACATCACCAAGTACCCGCCGTCCTTGATGTTCCTGCTGCTGACGCTGGGCCTGGGTCTGTGCCTGCTGGTGCTGATTGAACGCGCGCAGTCGGCTACATGGGTGGGCGTGCTGTGTGTGTTTGGCGCGGCGCCGATGTTCTTTTATCTGCTGCATCTGTACGTACTGAAGGCCTTGTATCTGGCGGGCGAGGGCGTCTGGGGCTTGAACCAGGGCAAGTTCTTTGGCGTGGACAGCATGGCCAGCGTGTGGCTGATATCGGTGCTGCTGGCGGTGGCGCTGTATTGGCCGGTGCGTTGGTTTGGCCGCTTGAAGGCGGCGCGCCGCGATATCGCCTGGCTCAAGTACCTGTGA
- a CDS encoding porin produces MRLRDVAVGAATLLAPCVADAQQSPVTLYGVVDLSLAGFSTQDRGTALNMQSGVQSGSRWGLRGSEPLGNGLRANFQLESGVVANNGRSAQGSRLFGRAAWVGVSGEWGDLRLGRQTSVSSATLADYDAFLASYLITGAQTALLPYNANRADNTVALWSPSLDGWRAGADISLDYDGGGGFKTTSTNKLYSAAVVYEQPTYAVTATVEGARWADGTVQSAAMAQAGGARQPIAYTLAGRATLGAFTLYAAGSIMRNGSTIPAVQSPGQRVYFPGSTVHGVMAGATWRTGANTVMASWQGSFPGGGALARDGATHTQQIYSAGYVHDLSKRTNLYAVLGYMRGAWSDPSWHETQYAVGMRHRF; encoded by the coding sequence ATGCGTTTACGGGATGTGGCCGTGGGCGCGGCGACCTTGTTGGCGCCCTGCGTGGCTGACGCGCAGCAAAGTCCCGTCACCCTATATGGCGTGGTCGACCTGAGCCTGGCGGGCTTTTCGACGCAGGACCGCGGCACGGCCTTGAACATGCAATCGGGCGTGCAGTCCGGCTCGCGCTGGGGCTTGCGCGGCAGCGAGCCCCTGGGCAATGGCCTGCGCGCCAACTTTCAACTGGAAAGCGGCGTCGTGGCCAACAACGGCAGGTCGGCGCAAGGCAGCCGCCTGTTCGGGCGCGCCGCCTGGGTGGGCGTGTCGGGGGAGTGGGGCGATCTTCGGCTGGGCCGCCAGACCTCGGTGTCGTCGGCAACGCTGGCGGACTATGACGCCTTTCTGGCGTCCTACCTGATCACGGGCGCGCAGACGGCGCTGCTGCCCTACAACGCCAACCGCGCCGACAATACCGTGGCGCTGTGGAGCCCTTCACTGGACGGCTGGCGCGCGGGCGCGGACATCAGCCTGGACTACGACGGTGGCGGCGGCTTCAAGACCACGTCGACCAACAAGCTCTACAGCGCGGCGGTCGTCTATGAACAGCCCACTTACGCCGTCACCGCCACGGTGGAAGGCGCGCGCTGGGCGGACGGCACGGTGCAATCCGCCGCCATGGCGCAAGCCGGCGGCGCGCGCCAACCCATTGCCTACACACTGGCGGGCCGCGCCACGCTGGGCGCCTTCACGCTGTATGCGGCGGGCTCCATCATGCGCAATGGCTCGACGATACCCGCGGTGCAGTCACCCGGGCAGCGCGTGTACTTTCCCGGCAGCACCGTGCATGGCGTGATGGCGGGCGCCACCTGGCGCACGGGCGCCAACACCGTCATGGCGTCGTGGCAAGGCAGTTTTCCTGGCGGTGGCGCTCTGGCCCGCGATGGCGCCACGCACACGCAGCAGATCTATTCGGCGGGGTATGTGCATGACCTGTCCAAACGCACCAACCTGTACGCCGTGCTTGGCTACATGCGAGGCGCGTGGTCGGATCCGTCGTGGCATGAAACGCAGTACGCGGTGGGCATGCGACATCGGTTTTGA